The genome window TTACTGGTAATTTTAATTGCTTTGGCTTTTTTTGTGATAGTATCTCGAATAACTCGGAATCTCCGTCCTCAATTCCCATATCCATCGTATTATCGTTATCAGAATCAACTATGGGGTCTTGTTCAAACTCCTCGGTATTCGAGACAGATGATGTATTCTTCTGAAGAAAGAGTTCGTCTTTCAAATGCTGTAatttttgtcttcttctattaTGTTTAGAAATGAAGGCGTTGTCATCCATTGCATCGTTTATGCCTGCTGATAAGTCTGAAGTTGCCGacattgatttcatttctcCACCAATTCTTTCTACAATGTCAACTTCATCAATCATAGGTAATTGTTGATAGCGACGCAACGCATTTTGATATGCGTTGGTGCCAGGTTGTAATGACTTGATATAATAGTTCAAGGATTTCGCCTTGAATGATATCAGCTTCCGAATCGACGGCCCATAATAGCTCCCAAGTAAAATAGAGTCTTTAGTCGACCATAGAGataaatatttgaaaaattcgaCCTCTTTGAAGTCCTGTATTTGAAGGTTGAATTTTTTCTGTTCTTGGACCATTTTGTATTCTCTAGGATAATTAGCTTGGCCATGAACTCCATGTTCTGAAACCTTAATGTTTCGAAAAGTCTGCCTTACAGATCCAATGCTGTAATGTAACGGTTCATCATCAAGTTGTTTTAATGTGTCTGACAGGCTTAAAACTTCAACTATATCCAAAGCAGAACTTAAAGGGAAATTTGATTTATTAAATTTTGAGTAGTTTTCCAAAACTCCAAGTTTAAGCGTTTCATTAGAAACCATCCCATCATCAATGAGATCGTTAGTCATTTCCACAtcattttcactttctttaGATCCATAAATAATTTTCCCAATAGCATGAAAGTAGCTGGTAGATCGATGTCTTGTGAATAAGGTGTTCTCTCCATCAAAGCTAGAAGTGCACCAAAATTGCAACGCTGAAATTCCTGATCTAATATCACCTGTAGTAGACGCcaaaatattgatataCTCGAGACCCTTTACATATTTCTGTTCAGGTATTTCCCTTCTCACTTTCTGCAGAATTAGTTTTAAGTGTCGCTTCATAAGCGTTGCATTTGTAGGATTAAATTTAATGCGATGAAATAATGGATGGGATAAGATGTCTTTCCCCAGGACCGTTTCGGCTACAAAGGTAGTGTCTATTCCATACGAAAATCCATTGGAGTTAGATTCTGGCAACTGACATTCCGTAAGGCAAATTACTAATATTGGAAGCTGCTCATCAGCAAGTAGCCACGACAAGATACTTTCTCTGAACCGCCGTAATGTTGGTTCATGAAACAAGTTCGGCAGATCTTCAACTATCAATACAGATAGGTTATTTCCCACGAGGTATTTTGATTGAAGCAAAAAATCATTGAATGATTCCATTGGGGATATTTCAGCAGACGTTGATGAGTATTCGATAAAATTTGCTACCTTTCTACCACTGACGGTCATTCCTGAATCTGTTCTATACCGTGGAACTAAGTCATCGCATAGGAGCTTAATACACGTACTTTTTGAGCAGCCGGCTGGGCCACTTAACAAGAGAACGCGCTCAGGAGATTTGCCAGATATCATGCTCTCCAACTGATCTCTCACTTCTTCAAGCTTCTTTTTATGTAATGCAAGATCCTCAACGCGTGTAGGAGCGAATCTATCATACCATTGGAGGTGTTTTGTGTCTTCATCTTTGGATTGAGCTACAGAAAAACCAGAGCGCAATGTCCTTTCGTTTCGCGGCAGAATCCTGACAGCAGTAGATGATCCTTTCGTCCTGGTTCTTTGGTTCTTACCATAACTcttatctttctttggtgaAACTCTACTAATTGTATCACATAATTCACTAAGTGATCGTTTTAAATTCGGAGTTGACATATTATATCATGTTTGATTGTTAGAAGACCCAATACCAACAATAAATAACCCCTTCGATCTACCGATAAATTCCTTTCAGCTCCCTTTTGGAATAACAACCACCTGGACCCGTAAATCTAGAGCTCTGATGCTCTTTTAGCCAATACCATTAATATTGTGTTACCCTCCTTTAAATATTAGAACCTTTTACATCTTTTCTATACATTAATGCTTTACTATAATAAAGATTCACAATCAAAACTACATGTAATAATGAATGAGGTGGTATAACAGCGAGTCCAAGCCcgttcaagaacaaataCAAACACCAAATAATACTATAA of Kluyveromyces marxianus DMKU3-1042 DNA, complete genome, chromosome 3 contains these proteins:
- the RAD24 gene encoding Rad24p, with amino-acid sequence MSTPNLKRSLSELCDTISRVSPKKDKSYGKNQRTRTKGSSTAVRILPRNERTLRSGFSVAQSKDEDTKHLQWYDRFAPTRVEDLALHKKKLEEVRDQLESMISGKSPERVLLLSGPAGCSKSTCIKLLCDDLVPRYRTDSGMTVSGRKVANFIEYSSTSAEISPMESFNDFLLQSKYLVGNNLSVLIVEDLPNLFHEPTLRRFRESILSWLLADEQLPILVICLTECQLPESNSNGFSYGIDTTFVAETVLGKDILSHPLFHRIKFNPTNATLMKRHLKLILQKVRREIPEQKYVKGLEYINILASTTGDIRSGISALQFWCTSSFDGENTLFTRHRSTSYFHAIGKIIYGSKESENDVEMTNDLIDDGMVSNETLKLGVLENYSKFNKSNFPLSSALDIVEVLSLSDTLKQLDDEPLHYSIGSVRQTFRNIKVSEHGVHGQANYPREYKMVQEQKKFNLQIQDFKEVEFFKYLSLWSTKDSILLGSYYGPSIRKLISFKAKSLNYYIKSLQPGTNAYQNALRRYQQLPMIDEVDIVERIGGEMKSMSATSDLSAGINDAMDDNAFISKHNRRRQKLQHLKDELFLQKNTSSVSNTEEFEQDPIVDSDNDNTMDMGIEDGDSELFEILSQKKPKQLKLPVTGTGGTQGSSIEDVILSDSDIENL